Proteins encoded together in one Miscanthus floridulus cultivar M001 chromosome 16, ASM1932011v1, whole genome shotgun sequence window:
- the LOC136512148 gene encoding general transcription and DNA repair factor IIH helicase subunit XPD-like has protein sequence MRFDLDGLPVHFPYAAIYPEQHAYMGELKRALDARGHALLEMPTGTGKTAALISLITSYSLANPARPLRLIYCTRTVHEMEKTLAELRLLFAHLPPPAARSLLALGLSSRKNLCVHPQASAAAARDSVDTACRRLTASWVREKAASDPESTPLCEFYETFDRAAAAGDLASFMPPGVYTLADLRALGRERGVCPYFLARQMVKYANIVVYSYQYLLDPKVASIVSREMQKECVVVFDEAHNIDNVCIEALSVSIRKQTLEGAERNLRRISQEIDRFKATDANRLRAEYNRLVDGLAQRGNLPISDAWLANPALPDDILKEAVPGNIRRAEHFLAVLRRLVRFLDGRLDTENVENEMPVSFVASIHSQAGIDQKMLRFCYDRLHSLMMTLEITDTDEFMHIQTICDFATLIGTYTRGFSIIIEPYDERMPDIRDPVIQLSCHDASLAIRPVFDRFETVVITSGTLSPIDLYPRLLNFNPVISRSFTMSLTRDCICPMVLTRGSDQLPVSTKFDMRSDPGVVRNYGRLLLEMASAVPDGIVCFFVSYSYMDGIVNSWHEMGILQDIMQHKLVFIETPDVVETTLALDNYRKACDCGRGAIFFSVARGKVAEGIDFDRHYGRLVIMFGVPFQYTLSRILLARLEYLRETFQIKEGDFLTFDALRQAAQCVGRVIRSKADYGMMIFADKRYSRHDKRSKLPGWILSHLHDAHLNLSTDMALHIAREFLRRMAQPYDKTGSRGKKTLLTEEDLQNMAQDGMET, from the exons ATGCGGTTCGACCTGGATGGCCTGCCCGTGCACTTCCCGTACGCGGCGATCTACCCGGAGCAGCACGCGTACATGGGGGAGCTGAAGCGCGCCCTGGACGCGCGCGGGCACGCGCTGCTGGAGATGCCCACGGGCACGGGCAAGACGGCGGCGCTCATCTCCCTCATCACCTCCTACTCCCTCGCCAACCCGGCCCGCCCGCTCCGCCTCATCTACTGCACCCGCACCGTGCACGAGATGGAGAAGACCCTCGCCGAGCTCCGCCTCCTCTTCGCCCACctcccgccgcccgccgcccgctcCCTCCTCGCGCTCGGCCTCTCCTCCCGCAAGAACCTCTGCGTCCACCCGCAGGCGTCCGCCGCCGCGGCGCGGGACTCCGTCGACACCGCCTGCCGGCGCCTCACGGCCTCCTGGGTCCGCGAGAAGGCCGCCTCCGACCCGGAATCCACCCCGCTGTGCGAGTTCTACGAGACGTTCGACCGGGCCGCTGCCGCCGGCGACCTCGCCTCCTTCATGCCGCCTGGGGTGTACACCCTGGCCGACCTCCGAGCGCTCGGGAGGGAGCGCGGGGTCTGCCCCTACTTCCTCGCCAGGCAGATGGTTAAGTACGCCAATATTGTGGTGTACAGCTACCAGTACCTGCTCGACCCCAAGGTGGCCAGCATTGTGTCCAGGGAGATGCAGAAGGAGTGTGTGGTCGTCTTCGATGAGGCTCACAACATCGACAATGTCTGCATAGAGGCGCTGAGTGTCAGCATCCGCAAACAGACGCTGGAAGGTGCTGAGCGAAATCTGCGCCGCATCTCCCAAGAGATCGACAG GTTTAAGGCCACCGATGCCAATAGGCTTCGTGCTGAATACAACAGACTGGTGGATGGACTGGCGCAGAGAGGAAATCTACCAA TATCGGATGCCTGGCTCGCGAATCCGGCTTTGCCTGATGATATTCTGAAGGAAGCTGTTCCTGGAAACATAAGGAGGGCTGAACACTTTCTTGCTGTCTTGCGGAGGCTTGTGAGATTCCTTGATGGCCGGCTTGATACAGAAAACGTTGAGAATGAAATGCCTGTTTCCTTTGTTGCTTCAATCCATTCCCAGGCTGGAATCGACCAAAAAATGCTAAGGTTTTGTTATGACCGGCTACACTCCCTAATGATGACATTAGAGATAACTGATACAGATGAGTTCATGCACATACAGACCATATGTGACTTTGCCACACTGATTGGAACTTATACACGCGGCTTTTCTATTATAATAGAGCCATATGATGAGAGAATGCCTGATATTCGTGATCCTGTTATTCAG CTGAGTTGCCATGATGCTTCACTCGCAATAAGACCTGTTTTTGATCGTTTTGAAACGGTTGTGATCACTTCTGGAACTCTCAGCCCAATAGATCTTTATCCTCGTCTCTTGAATTTTAATCCTGTCATAAGCAGAAGCTTCACAATGTCCTTAACAAGAGATTGTATTTGTCCCATGGTCTTGACTCGAGGAAG TGACCAGCTACCTGTGAGTACAAAGTTTGATATGCGTAGTGATCCTGGTGTTGTGAGGAATTATGGCCGCCTCTTGCTAGAAATGGCTTCTGCTGTTCCAGATGGCATAGTTTGCTTTTTTGTCAGTTATTCCTATATGGATGGCATTGTCAACAGCTGGCACGAAATGGGAATTCTGCAG GACATCATGCAACATAAATTAGTGTTCATCGAAACACCAGATGTCGTTGAGACAACATTGGCTCTCGATAACTACAGAAAAGCATGTGATTGTGGAAGAGGTGCCATTTTCTTCTCTGTTGCCAG GGGCAAAGTTGCTGAAGGTATTGATTTTGATCGTCACTATGGCAGATTAGTTATCATGTTTGGTGTTCCTTTCCAGTACACTCTGAGCCG GATATTGCTTGCTAGGTTGGAGTACCTCCGGGAAACTTTCCAGATAAAGGAGGGTGACTTCCTAACATTTGATGCTTTG AGGCAAGCAGCCCAATGTGTTGGCCGTGTGATTCGCTCCAAAGCTGATTATGGGATGATGATATTTGCTGACAAGAG ATACAGTCGGCATGATAAACGGTCTAAGTTGCCTGGGTGGATACTCTCGCATTTGCATGATGCGCACCTAAATCTGAGCACTGATATGGCTCTCCATATAGCTCGTGAG